One genomic window of Vibrio parahaemolyticus includes the following:
- a CDS encoding DUF945 family protein: MQNLKKLGAIGGAISLALCWPLAVGQIGQSIIEDGIANMNDKMIKGEVVEYQRGYLSSVVLTRYSVVDPELKTQFERDGLPIMFEVTSDVSHGLTSLTADSKLVDNDFLPLTMHSKTQLNGNTAFTLDLDSWNYRNEAQGVSVSTSPAQVTGDVTVLGDLKYQVSIPSVQVDFENGDELHLNELSGQGKGKQAKGYWLGEQTFSLEKLDVVDSSLKQVFLIEKASYSGNTSNDETGEKLNSQLNINAQKMRLTDGTDVDNFKLNFAIADVDSNSFDQIMSIYQSSPVLDEQQVSELMPHIDTLFSKGFKLSVNELSLAFGEGKFRNEWQLSVPQGTDHITQDPMKLMTATNGELSTYFSDELVEHYPFIQEGIDELLIMELIEKVDGGYELKAQIGEGKLKFENGHEFPLIGLLMPALMQK, translated from the coding sequence ATGCAAAACTTAAAAAAACTAGGCGCCATCGGTGGTGCAATCTCATTGGCGTTGTGTTGGCCGCTTGCGGTTGGTCAAATTGGTCAGTCGATCATTGAAGACGGTATCGCCAATATGAACGATAAGATGATCAAAGGCGAAGTTGTTGAATACCAACGCGGCTACCTTTCTTCCGTTGTATTAACTCGATACTCAGTGGTTGACCCTGAACTGAAAACACAGTTTGAACGCGATGGTTTGCCGATTATGTTCGAAGTCACGAGTGATGTAAGCCATGGCTTAACTAGCCTGACAGCAGACTCTAAGCTGGTGGATAATGATTTTCTGCCGCTTACCATGCATAGCAAAACACAGCTTAATGGTAACACTGCGTTTACGTTGGATTTAGACAGCTGGAACTATCGCAATGAAGCGCAAGGCGTATCGGTTTCGACAAGTCCTGCGCAAGTGACTGGCGATGTTACCGTACTCGGTGATTTGAAGTACCAAGTATCGATTCCTTCGGTTCAAGTCGATTTTGAAAATGGTGACGAGCTACACCTGAATGAGCTGAGTGGACAAGGTAAGGGTAAGCAAGCGAAAGGCTATTGGCTTGGTGAACAAACCTTTTCTTTAGAAAAGTTAGATGTGGTGGATTCATCGCTTAAACAGGTATTTTTGATTGAAAAGGCGAGCTACAGCGGCAACACGTCGAATGACGAAACCGGTGAGAAGCTAAACAGCCAATTGAACATTAATGCTCAAAAAATGCGCCTAACGGATGGCACTGATGTTGATAACTTTAAGTTGAATTTTGCTATTGCAGATGTCGATAGTAATTCGTTCGATCAAATTATGTCGATCTATCAAAGCTCACCAGTACTTGATGAACAACAGGTGTCCGAATTAATGCCTCACATCGACACGCTATTTAGTAAGGGTTTTAAGCTTTCAGTTAATGAGCTTTCTTTGGCGTTTGGTGAAGGTAAATTCCGCAACGAGTGGCAATTATCTGTCCCTCAAGGTACAGACCATATCACGCAAGACCCAATGAAGTTGATGACCGCAACAAACGGCGAATTGAGTACTTACTTCTCAGATGAACTTGTTGAACACTATCCATTTATCCAAGAAGGCATTGATGAGCTTTTGATCATGGAGTTGATTGAAAAAGTCGATGGTGGTTATGAACTTAAAGCTCAAATCGGTGAAGGCAAGCTTAAGTTTGAAAATGGTCATGAATTTCCATTGATTGGTCTGTTAATGCCCGCGTTGATGCAGAAATAA
- the serC gene encoding 3-phosphoserine/phosphohydroxythreonine transaminase: protein MEQNTDNVFNFSAGPAALPKAVMQQAQQELIDWQGLGTSVMEISHRSKEFIKVAQEAEQDLRDLLNIPDNYKVLFCQGGARAQFAAVPLNLLGDAETATYIDGGYWAESAVEEAKKYCEPDVFDAKTEIDGKVAVLPASEWKIAPEAAYVHFCPNETIDGIEINDLPITDKPIVADMSSTILSREIDVSKYGVIYAGAQKNIGPSGIAIAIVRDDLLGMAKQVLPSILDYKVLAEKESMFNTPPTFAWYLSGLVFKWLKAQGGVKSIETVNREKAKLLYDYIEQSDFYRNGVHPSNRSLMNVPFQLAKPELDATFLELADAKGLKALKGHRVVGGMRASIYNAMPLEGVQALVDFMKEFEQNYA, encoded by the coding sequence ATGGAACAAAATACGGACAACGTATTTAACTTCAGTGCAGGGCCAGCGGCTTTGCCAAAAGCTGTCATGCAGCAAGCACAACAGGAACTTATCGACTGGCAAGGTCTTGGTACTTCGGTAATGGAAATCAGTCACCGAAGTAAAGAGTTCATCAAAGTTGCACAAGAAGCAGAGCAAGATCTACGTGATTTGCTGAATATTCCAGACAACTACAAAGTACTGTTCTGCCAAGGTGGTGCTCGTGCTCAGTTTGCCGCTGTTCCGCTAAACTTACTTGGTGATGCAGAAACTGCAACCTACATCGATGGTGGCTACTGGGCTGAAAGTGCAGTCGAAGAGGCGAAGAAGTACTGCGAACCTGACGTATTTGATGCCAAAACAGAGATTGACGGTAAAGTAGCTGTTCTACCTGCAAGCGAATGGAAAATTGCCCCAGAAGCGGCTTATGTTCACTTTTGCCCAAATGAAACCATCGATGGCATCGAAATCAATGATCTTCCGATCACCGACAAACCAATTGTTGCTGATATGTCTTCGACAATTCTTTCTCGTGAAATCGACGTGTCGAAATACGGTGTGATTTACGCGGGCGCTCAGAAAAACATTGGCCCATCAGGTATTGCCATCGCGATCGTTCGTGACGATCTACTCGGCATGGCGAAACAAGTGCTACCAAGTATTCTTGATTACAAAGTTCTTGCTGAAAAAGAATCAATGTTTAACACGCCACCAACGTTTGCTTGGTACTTGTCTGGCCTTGTTTTCAAATGGCTTAAAGCACAAGGCGGCGTTAAGAGCATTGAAACAGTGAATCGCGAAAAAGCAAAACTGCTTTACGATTACATTGAACAGTCTGATTTCTACCGCAACGGCGTTCATCCATCGAACCGTTCATTAATGAACGTTCCTTTCCAATTAGCGAAGCCTGAACTTGACGCGACTTTCCTTGAGCTTGCAGATGCAAAAGGACTAAAGGCGCTAAAAGGTCACCGTGTGGTGGGCGGTATGCGCGCATCGATTTACAATGCAATGCCGCTAGAAGGTGTGCAAGCGTTGGTCGACTTCATGAAAGAGTTCGAGCAAAACTACGCATAG